GGCTTGGCAGGGGTTACCAGTTTTTTGGGTATGAGCAAGGAACACAAAGAGCCTATCGCACTGCCTCAGGAAGAAGTGGATCGCTTGTTAGGCATAGCGGATCCAGATCGCGATTTTAAGACTTTTTCGTATATGCCCGGAGACTTGGTGCGCGTAATCTCCGGACCCTTTTCCGATTTTGAGGGTGTGGTACAAAAGACATCTGATGAGGGTAATAAACTTGTAATAGATGTTACGGTTTTTGGACGTCGCACTCCAGTAGAACTTAGTGGAAATCAGGTAGAACTGATTAAGAAATA
This portion of the Candidatus Cloacimonadota bacterium genome encodes:
- the nusG gene encoding transcription termination/antitermination protein NusG, whose product is MKWYVIHTYSSFENKVKTAIEKGLEGTDMAKSVGRILVPVRKTFIIRDGKKIERERKVFTSYVILEAEMSPELKTYILGLAGVTSFLGMSKEHKEPIALPQEEVDRLLGIADPDRDFKTFSYMPGDLVRVISGPFSDFEGVVQKTSDEGNKLVIDVTVFGRRTPVELSGNQVELIKK